From the Acetobacter aceti genome, one window contains:
- a CDS encoding helix-turn-helix domain-containing protein: MATTEEGGSRGSDLDAHVGARIRLRRTMLGMSQEKLGEAISLTFQQIQKYERGTNRVSASRLFEIAKVLDVPIGFFYDDMPLAPSAVPLEAPQTGPVMGFAEAQQGFGGPPMSGTPSPATVDAAVLSRRETLELVRAYYRIPDAGVRKRVLDLIRSMAPTE; this comes from the coding sequence ATGGCGACAACAGAAGAAGGCGGATCACGAGGCAGCGACCTCGACGCCCATGTGGGAGCCCGCATCCGTCTGCGTCGCACCATGCTGGGGATGTCCCAGGAAAAACTGGGTGAGGCGATCAGCCTGACCTTTCAGCAGATCCAGAAATATGAACGCGGCACAAACCGTGTCAGCGCCTCGCGCCTGTTCGAGATTGCCAAGGTTCTCGATGTTCCCATCGGGTTCTTCTACGATGATATGCCTCTGGCGCCTTCCGCAGTGCCTCTCGAAGCCCCGCAGACCGGACCGGTCATGGGGTTTGCCGAGGCGCAGCAGGGATTTGGCGGTCCGCCCATGTCCGGGACGCCTTCCCCGGCAACGGTCGATGCGGCTGTGCTGTCTCGCCGGGAAACGCTTGAGCTTGTGCGGGCCTATTACCGTATTCCCGACGCCGGCGTGAGAAAGCGCGTGCTGGATCTGATCCGTTCAATGGCCCCCACAGAGTAA
- a CDS encoding nucleoside-diphosphate sugar epimerase/dehydratase has translation MVPQRPDVAPRSTRLRPLNRILVNVLLDGSVAAVAAPFARWLAAPRDGLLHPLWFLAGGAITLVVSGLPFRMPQQYWRFSGLSDLLGIAGASIASAGLFTLGLYATGFPLPSPTFPLIYALTLTAMLGGLRMAYRLCNGITRRNIVQRRIVLVGADQIADLYLRALGRNPEAGVRVTGLIGQGTHQAGRRIHNVPILGHVTDIAALLDTMAAHHTLPDTLVVTDSNFRGEGLGRVLEAAEAHGIAVMRAPVLTDLTPADRIALRPVAIEDLLNRPQVPLDRAGMDRMIRGEVVIVTGAGGTIGSELARQIAGFGPKHLVLLDHGEFALWQIDVELGELAPHISRSVIVADVRDSDRIDEVFAQFRPALVFHAAALKHVPIVEANACEGLLTNIVGTRVVADAARRHGVRALVMISTDKAVNPSSLMGASKRAAEMYCQALDIATRHAGEPLRCVTVRFGNVLGSTGSVVPLFRRQLERGGPLTVTHPDMRRYFMTVPEAVGLVLQASVRGTDGLRFERDTGEGASQTERVAGTDALLREGGIFVLDMGQPVRIVDLARQMIRLAGLRPDEDVKITFTGQRPGEKLFEELFHGREAPVPTDAPGLLMAAPRVVDYQDVAHAVDRIAVLAHAGDTEAAMTVLRYLVPEFDHNATGEAKDAPPDIDQDRESLTS, from the coding sequence ATAGTCCCGCAACGCCCGGATGTCGCGCCGCGAAGTACACGGCTGCGACCGCTCAATCGGATTCTGGTCAATGTCCTGCTTGACGGCAGCGTGGCCGCTGTCGCCGCGCCGTTCGCGCGCTGGCTGGCTGCGCCGCGTGACGGACTGCTGCATCCGCTCTGGTTTCTGGCCGGGGGGGCGATCACGCTGGTGGTCAGTGGCCTGCCGTTCAGGATGCCTCAGCAATACTGGCGTTTTTCGGGCCTGTCCGATCTGCTGGGCATCGCGGGTGCGTCCATCGCCAGCGCCGGTCTCTTCACGCTCGGGCTGTACGCCACGGGCTTCCCTCTTCCGAGTCCGACTTTCCCTCTTATCTACGCCCTGACACTGACAGCCATGCTCGGGGGGCTGCGCATGGCCTATCGCCTGTGCAATGGCATCACGCGGCGTAATATCGTGCAGCGACGGATCGTGCTGGTCGGCGCGGACCAGATCGCCGACCTTTATCTCCGTGCGCTCGGGCGCAATCCGGAGGCAGGCGTCCGGGTGACGGGACTGATCGGGCAGGGGACGCACCAGGCCGGTCGCCGTATCCATAATGTGCCGATTCTCGGCCATGTGACGGATATCGCCGCCCTGCTCGATACGATGGCTGCTCATCACACCCTGCCCGATACGCTGGTGGTGACGGACTCGAATTTTCGCGGTGAGGGTCTCGGGCGTGTTCTGGAGGCCGCCGAGGCGCACGGAATCGCCGTCATGCGCGCGCCGGTTCTCACCGACCTCACACCTGCGGACAGGATCGCACTGCGTCCTGTCGCCATCGAGGATCTTCTGAACCGGCCGCAGGTGCCGCTCGACAGGGCGGGCATGGATCGCATGATTCGCGGGGAAGTCGTGATCGTGACCGGCGCAGGCGGCACCATCGGCTCCGAACTGGCGCGGCAGATCGCGGGATTCGGTCCGAAACATCTGGTGCTGCTGGATCACGGCGAGTTCGCCCTGTGGCAGATCGACGTGGAGCTGGGAGAGCTGGCTCCACATATTTCCCGCAGCGTGATCGTGGCCGATGTCCGCGACAGTGACCGCATTGACGAGGTGTTCGCGCAGTTCCGCCCGGCACTGGTGTTTCACGCGGCCGCGCTCAAGCATGTGCCGATTGTTGAAGCGAATGCCTGTGAAGGGCTGCTGACCAACATCGTCGGCACGCGGGTCGTGGCGGATGCAGCCCGGCGTCATGGCGTTCGGGCGCTGGTGATGATCTCGACCGACAAGGCGGTGAATCCATCCAGCCTGATGGGCGCGAGCAAGCGGGCGGCTGAGATGTACTGTCAGGCGCTCGACATCGCCACACGCCATGCCGGTGAGCCGTTGCGCTGCGTGACCGTCAGGTTCGGTAATGTGCTGGGTTCGACCGGCTCGGTCGTGCCGCTGTTCCGCAGGCAGCTTGAGCGCGGTGGTCCGCTGACAGTCACCCACCCTGATATGCGGCGTTATTTCATGACCGTGCCGGAGGCGGTCGGTCTCGTTTTGCAGGCCAGCGTGCGGGGCACTGACGGTCTTCGGTTCGAGCGGGATACAGGCGAGGGCGCTTCACAGACGGAACGCGTTGCCGGAACCGACGCGCTGCTGCGGGAAGGCGGGATCTTCGTGCTCGACATGGGGCAGCCCGTACGGATCGTGGATCTGGCGCGTCAGATGATCCGGCTTGCGGGCCTGCGCCCTGACGAGGACGTGAAGATCACCTTCACAGGCCAGCGTCCCGGTGAAAAGCTGTTCGAGGAACTGTTTCATGGCCGCGAGGCGCCTGTGCCGACCGATGCGCCGGGCCTGCTGATGGCAGCCCCGCGTGTTGTGGACTATCAGGATGTGGCGCACGCGGTAGACCGGATTGCGGTTCTGGCGCATGCAGGAGACACGGAAGCGGCGATGACCGTGTTGCGCTATCTTGTGCCGGAATTCGATCACAACGCGACCGGTGAGGCGAAGGACGCCCCGCCGGACATCGATCAGGACAGGGAGAGCTTGACCTCATGA
- a CDS encoding glycosyltransferase family 4 protein, with protein MKVFVHLARGFGDETWGERWRSGKLLGLNEEHAYGYDHAASPDVQVVYASDFPETRLQKLVRYAGRAILGFDVVHAWRNREKLLAADVVWTHTESQTLGVLLLFHLTRGRVPRLLGQTVWLVDRWAKQPWPRRLLYRFLLHRLDVLTTLSSLNCSDARSLFPWVRVESVLFGIKADGMRPARGPHNNGPLKVLSLGNDEHRDWPTLCDAMSSLPDATLRIASGAKAAARAAKGHRNIEVMKIRDNATLFAAYEHADVVVVPLSENRHASGITVILEAVYFGVPVVATDCGGLTDYLDHDSVLYVPPGDPAALAAAIRSVRENPEVAKKRVEKAQERMKTTLSSVAYAQRYVALSRDVCGTV; from the coding sequence ATGAAAGTTTTTGTGCATCTGGCCCGTGGATTTGGTGATGAGACATGGGGAGAGCGCTGGCGGTCTGGCAAACTGCTCGGTCTGAACGAAGAACATGCCTACGGGTATGATCATGCCGCTTCTCCCGATGTGCAGGTCGTCTACGCGTCCGATTTCCCTGAGACACGGCTTCAGAAGCTTGTCCGTTATGCCGGACGCGCCATCCTCGGATTCGACGTCGTGCATGCGTGGCGGAATCGCGAGAAGCTGCTGGCGGCGGATGTTGTGTGGACTCATACGGAGTCCCAGACGCTCGGTGTGCTGCTGCTCTTTCATCTGACGCGGGGGCGTGTTCCCAGGCTGCTCGGCCAGACTGTCTGGCTGGTGGACCGATGGGCGAAACAGCCATGGCCGCGCCGCCTGCTCTATCGCTTTCTGCTGCATCGGCTGGACGTGCTGACGACGTTATCATCGTTGAATTGCAGCGATGCCCGGTCCCTGTTTCCATGGGTGCGCGTGGAAAGTGTTCTCTTCGGGATCAAGGCGGATGGCATGCGGCCGGCGCGTGGTCCGCATAACAATGGTCCGCTGAAAGTTCTCTCGTTAGGCAATGACGAGCATCGTGACTGGCCGACGCTCTGTGATGCGATGTCATCCCTGCCGGACGCGACGCTGCGGATTGCCAGCGGCGCCAAGGCCGCGGCCAGGGCGGCGAAAGGGCACCGCAATATTGAAGTGATGAAAATCCGCGATAACGCCACCCTGTTCGCGGCGTATGAGCACGCCGATGTCGTGGTGGTGCCGTTGAGCGAGAACCGTCATGCCTCGGGGATTACGGTCATTCTTGAGGCGGTTTATTTTGGTGTGCCGGTTGTCGCCACGGACTGCGGTGGTCTGACGGACTATCTTGATCACGATTCGGTTCTTTACGTGCCGCCGGGTGATCCTGCGGCGCTCGCTGCCGCGATTCGGTCGGTCAGGGAGAATCCGGAGGTCGCGAAAAAGCGTGTTGAAAAGGCGCAGGAGCGCATGAAGACGACCCTGAGCTCCGTCGCCTACGCGCAACGGTATGTTGCGCTGTCACGCGACGTCTGCGGGACGGTCTGA
- a CDS encoding HAD family phosphatase, whose translation MQVVAGTEALIFDCDGTLVDSLPLYLAAWLEALKIKGGLDVSSDWFFSRRGYSEGMVLSELEKTRGVALDRAAIMAATREGVRNRLPGVKQNVPVVALVREWVGRLPLAVASSGSREVVEASLAAIGLLEVFDAIVTIEDVGRPKPAPDIYLLAAKRLGVEPSCCLVFEDSNEGLEAAHAAGMSAQDVRSWSDFREGM comes from the coding sequence ATGCAGGTGGTCGCCGGAACGGAAGCGCTCATCTTTGACTGCGACGGCACGCTGGTCGACAGTCTGCCGCTCTATCTCGCGGCCTGGCTTGAGGCTCTGAAGATCAAGGGTGGCTTGGACGTGTCGTCGGACTGGTTCTTCAGTCGCCGGGGCTATTCCGAAGGGATGGTCCTGTCGGAACTGGAGAAGACGCGCGGTGTCGCGCTTGACCGGGCTGCGATCATGGCCGCTACACGGGAAGGGGTGCGCAACCGTCTGCCCGGCGTGAAACAGAACGTGCCGGTTGTGGCGCTGGTGCGGGAATGGGTGGGACGACTACCGCTCGCCGTGGCGTCCAGCGGTTCAAGGGAGGTGGTGGAAGCATCTCTCGCGGCCATCGGGCTGCTCGAGGTTTTTGATGCTATCGTGACGATCGAGGACGTGGGGCGTCCGAAACCTGCGCCCGACATCTATCTGCTGGCGGCGAAGCGGCTGGGTGTGGAGCCGTCATGCTGTCTGGTCTTTGAAGACAGTAATGAAGGACTGGAAGCGGCTCATGCGGCAGGTATGTCGGCGCAGGATGTGCGGTCGTGGTCGGACTTTCGTGAGGGCATGTGA
- a CDS encoding transcriptional repressor: MTGQRRVIARVLSDAEDHPDVEELYRRASDLDPRISVATVYRTVRLLEEKGILERRDFGGGRARYEATEHGRHYHLIDVETGKVLEFEDEEHEALMRQIANRLGFELISMRLELFGRRLATPDVAKSERPKAAKKARGTGK, encoded by the coding sequence ATGACCGGCCAGCGCCGTGTGATCGCCCGTGTCCTTTCGGATGCGGAAGATCATCCGGATGTGGAGGAGCTGTATCGCCGCGCGTCCGATCTCGACCCCAGGATTTCGGTCGCCACGGTCTATAGGACCGTGCGTCTGCTTGAGGAAAAAGGTATTCTCGAGCGTCGTGACTTCGGCGGCGGCCGTGCCCGATACGAGGCGACGGAGCATGGCCGTCACTATCATCTTATCGATGTTGAAACCGGCAAGGTTCTGGAATTCGAGGATGAGGAGCATGAGGCGCTGATGCGTCAGATTGCCAACCGCCTTGGATTCGAACTGATTTCCATGCGGCTCGAACTGTTCGGTCGGCGTCTGGCGACTCCAGATGTGGCGAAGAGCGAGCGCCCCAAAGCGGCAAAAAAAGCACGGGGAACCGGCAAGTGA
- a CDS encoding UDP-phosphate alpha-N-acetylglucosaminephosphotransferase has translation MVLAYIISALLCRRMIAVAVLDTPGHRSSHTAPTPKGGGVGVIGAFLILFFPMRHLCGLPALTPDSVTFWSAVALLAAVSWLDDVYQWSPLIKLAAQILSAVMVTAAILPTGGFASPMWFLIAALCAILWTVFVTNAVNFMDGLNGLVSGTLCLAFLCLALPFWPSDTPELRMLAALMTFGLLAFLPLNFPHARIFLGDVGSQACGLLIAAAALMLATPPIAPAIPDLHAALLAPCLIAGLLYDVAFTLIRRACAGDKLLQAHRGHLYQLAFRSGVPMPVVTLMHWSFVLWGAGVYALLSLPPVGTFWLTITAVVLPQLVWTGFVVMRVRKHPVGQW, from the coding sequence ATGGTTCTTGCCTACATCATCTCGGCGCTTCTCTGCCGCCGGATGATTGCGGTCGCCGTGCTCGACACGCCGGGGCATCGCAGTTCTCACACAGCCCCGACACCGAAAGGCGGCGGCGTTGGTGTGATCGGCGCTTTTCTGATCCTGTTCTTTCCGATGCGGCATCTGTGCGGACTACCCGCCCTCACGCCGGACAGTGTGACATTCTGGTCTGCCGTCGCACTTCTGGCGGCCGTTTCCTGGCTCGACGATGTGTATCAGTGGTCTCCGCTGATCAAACTTGCCGCCCAGATCCTGTCTGCGGTGATGGTCACAGCCGCCATCCTGCCGACGGGTGGCTTCGCAAGTCCGATGTGGTTTCTCATTGCCGCCCTGTGCGCCATCCTATGGACAGTGTTCGTGACGAATGCAGTCAACTTCATGGATGGGCTCAACGGTCTGGTCTCCGGAACACTCTGTCTGGCGTTCCTGTGTCTTGCCCTGCCTTTCTGGCCATCGGACACACCTGAACTCCGGATGCTTGCAGCCCTCATGACGTTCGGACTGCTGGCTTTTCTACCGCTCAATTTTCCCCATGCCCGCATTTTTCTCGGTGATGTGGGAAGTCAGGCCTGCGGGCTGCTCATCGCGGCGGCTGCGCTGATGCTGGCGACGCCTCCCATAGCGCCCGCGATTCCTGATCTTCATGCAGCCCTGCTGGCTCCCTGCCTGATCGCTGGTCTGCTTTACGATGTAGCCTTCACGCTCATCCGTCGTGCTTGCGCCGGTGATAAGCTGTTGCAGGCGCATCGAGGGCACCTCTACCAGCTTGCTTTCCGGTCTGGTGTGCCGATGCCAGTAGTAACTTTAATGCACTGGAGTTTTGTCCTGTGGGGCGCGGGGGTTTACGCCCTGCTTTCACTGCCGCCGGTCGGAACGTTCTGGCTCACCATTACAGCGGTTGTTCTGCCACAACTTGTCTGGACAGGATTTGTGGTTATGCGGGTGAGGAAACACCCGGTAGGACAGTGGTAG
- the lnt gene encoding apolipoprotein N-acyltransferase: protein MRAADRKAAGLPKRIGSALGDTWKPLLAGGVAAFAFPPLHLLPLLPFAFLVLMRAIDRARSTRQAALAGFAFGFGLHAVGLYWLINAILIRASEFWWFVPFPSLGCALILAPFAALPAALCRCVPAGWRRCVLFAATWTLCDMGRLFLFSGFTWNPLGSDWAVHGLAGDIMIQPAAWIGVDGLTLLTVLLALIMPLGRKVAAFCVIAVLLWAGTGVLRFYGLERQADVSAASATTPVVALVQGNVPEQEKISRSDMQKVFERYLRLTRQGVTQALEESGRTQGAAHPVVYVWPETAFPGVLEEDPEARSMIARAAEGASAGIIGTLRIGPDQHWRNSVVELDETGTVTGVYDKATLVPFGEYQPRFLPLQVVPGGGMTPGPGPRSWHFPGLEAVGPLICYEVIFSGHVIDPHDRPGWLVNVTNDAWYGNSAGPRQHLAAVRLRAVEEGLPVARAANTGVSIVYDARGHDLGRLEWGMEGALVRAMPPALPPTFFSRFGQKIPAALCLLAALIALFPSRSGWRLRSDG, encoded by the coding sequence ATGAGGGCTGCTGACCGCAAGGCGGCAGGACTGCCCAAGCGGATCGGGAGTGCTCTGGGCGATACGTGGAAACCACTTCTTGCGGGCGGTGTCGCCGCTTTCGCGTTTCCACCCCTGCACCTTCTTCCGCTTCTTCCCTTCGCCTTTCTGGTGCTGATGCGCGCGATTGATCGTGCCCGCAGCACGCGGCAGGCGGCTCTGGCCGGTTTTGCTTTCGGGTTTGGCCTGCATGCTGTCGGCCTTTACTGGCTCATCAACGCCATCCTGATTCGCGCCAGCGAGTTCTGGTGGTTCGTTCCGTTCCCGTCACTCGGTTGCGCGCTGATTCTTGCGCCCTTCGCCGCGCTACCGGCAGCATTATGTCGCTGTGTTCCGGCAGGATGGCGGCGGTGCGTTCTGTTCGCGGCGACATGGACCCTCTGCGATATGGGACGTCTGTTCCTGTTCAGCGGCTTTACGTGGAATCCGCTCGGGAGTGACTGGGCTGTTCATGGACTTGCGGGCGACATCATGATCCAGCCTGCCGCATGGATCGGTGTGGACGGGCTGACGCTTCTGACGGTGCTTCTCGCGCTGATCATGCCTCTGGGGCGCAAGGTTGCTGCTTTCTGCGTCATCGCGGTTCTGCTTTGGGCAGGAACTGGTGTGCTGCGTTTTTATGGTCTTGAACGTCAGGCGGATGTTTCGGCAGCCAGCGCCACGACTCCTGTTGTCGCGCTGGTGCAGGGTAATGTGCCGGAACAGGAAAAGATCAGCCGCTCTGACATGCAGAAGGTTTTCGAGCGTTATCTGCGTCTCACCCGGCAAGGTGTGACTCAGGCGCTGGAAGAAAGTGGCCGGACACAGGGCGCGGCTCATCCGGTTGTTTATGTCTGGCCGGAAACGGCTTTCCCCGGCGTGCTGGAAGAGGATCCGGAAGCGCGCTCCATGATCGCGCGCGCGGCGGAGGGAGCCAGCGCGGGGATTATCGGCACGCTACGGATCGGGCCGGATCAGCATTGGCGTAATTCTGTTGTTGAGCTTGATGAAACCGGGACAGTCACGGGTGTCTATGACAAGGCGACTCTTGTGCCGTTCGGCGAATATCAGCCGCGCTTCCTGCCGTTACAGGTGGTTCCGGGCGGCGGTATGACGCCAGGCCCTGGGCCTCGGAGCTGGCATTTTCCGGGTCTTGAAGCGGTGGGCCCGTTGATCTGTTACGAAGTGATTTTTTCGGGTCATGTGATTGACCCTCATGACCGACCGGGCTGGCTGGTCAACGTCACGAACGATGCGTGGTACGGTAACAGCGCCGGTCCCCGTCAGCATCTGGCGGCTGTCAGATTGCGGGCTGTGGAAGAAGGACTGCCGGTGGCCCGTGCCGCCAATACCGGTGTGTCGATCGTTTATGATGCACGGGGCCATGACCTCGGCAGACTGGAATGGGGGATGGAAGGTGCGCTGGTCAGGGCCATGCCGCCCGCGCTGCCTCCAACATTTTTCTCGCGATTTGGACAGAAGATCCCGGCCGCGTTGTGTCTTCTGGCGGCGCTTATCGCGCTTTTCCCATCACGTTCAGGATGGCGCTTGCGGTCAGATGGTTAA
- the ssb gene encoding single-stranded DNA-binding protein produces MAGSVNKVILVGNLGKDPEIRTSQNGQKIVSLSVATSDTWNDRASGERRERTEWHRVVVFNDRLADVAERFLRKGRKVYLEGVLQTRKWTDQSGQEKYTTEVVLDRFRGELVLLDGRGSGDGDDAGGYGGGSEAAGGGYGGGASAARRLPGGGGASAPRSSGPASTGGWDAPGGSDLDDEIPF; encoded by the coding sequence ATGGCAGGCAGCGTGAACAAGGTCATTCTGGTCGGGAATCTCGGGAAAGATCCGGAAATCCGTACCAGCCAGAACGGGCAGAAAATCGTGTCGCTTTCAGTGGCTACGAGCGACACATGGAACGACCGCGCCTCTGGCGAGCGGCGTGAACGTACCGAGTGGCATCGTGTTGTGGTGTTCAATGACCGGTTGGCGGACGTAGCGGAACGATTCCTGAGAAAAGGCCGGAAGGTCTATCTCGAAGGTGTTTTGCAGACCCGCAAATGGACCGATCAGTCAGGACAGGAAAAATACACGACGGAGGTCGTTCTGGATCGGTTCCGTGGCGAACTGGTGCTGCTGGATGGTCGGGGTTCCGGTGATGGTGACGATGCCGGTGGTTACGGTGGCGGCTCGGAAGCGGCTGGTGGCGGTTATGGTGGTGGCGCGTCGGCCGCTCGTCGTCTTCCCGGCGGCGGTGGTGCTTCAGCTCCGCGTAGCAGCGGTCCTGCATCCACAGGCGGCTGGGATGCGCCGGGTGGCAGCGATCTGGACGACGAAATCCCGTTCTGA
- a CDS encoding GNAT family N-acetyltransferase, with translation MSVESPRTGGLSALDLDRDGFHELRGGNLGVRIASTQEEIEAAQALRYRVFFEEMGAQPDERTFRLKRDIDEFDDYADHLLVIDHAVSSGAAGVVGTYRLMQGDRASKLGRFYSESEFDIGPLKKFPGRLLEVGRSCIDIRYRGRAAMQLLWRGIASYIFLHKIDVLFGCASLPGTNPEELSEELTYLYHNHLAPPALRVKALPDRRVEMLRQDPLTLDRRRALTRLPPLIKGYLRLGGYVGDGAVVDPQFRTTDVAVLVKSELMTDKYYRHYERRLRDALD, from the coding sequence GTGAGTGTTGAAAGCCCGCGAACCGGCGGTCTCTCCGCTCTCGATCTGGACCGTGACGGCTTTCATGAACTGCGCGGCGGAAATCTCGGCGTTCGGATCGCGTCCACGCAGGAAGAGATCGAGGCTGCCCAGGCGCTCCGCTATCGTGTGTTTTTCGAGGAAATGGGTGCGCAGCCTGATGAGCGCACCTTTCGTCTCAAGCGCGATATCGACGAATTTGATGATTATGCGGACCATCTTCTGGTCATCGACCACGCCGTTTCCTCCGGCGCGGCCGGTGTGGTCGGAACCTATCGTCTCATGCAGGGCGATCGGGCGTCAAAGCTTGGTCGTTTCTACAGCGAGAGCGAATTCGATATCGGTCCGCTGAAAAAGTTTCCCGGACGCCTGCTGGAAGTCGGTCGTTCCTGCATCGACATCCGTTATCGCGGGCGTGCGGCCATGCAACTGCTCTGGCGCGGCATTGCGTCCTACATCTTTCTGCACAAGATCGACGTTCTGTTCGGCTGCGCCAGTCTGCCGGGGACAAACCCCGAAGAGCTGAGCGAAGAGCTGACCTATCTCTACCATAATCACCTCGCGCCTCCCGCGTTGCGGGTGAAGGCTCTTCCCGATCGTCGGGTGGAAATGCTGCGGCAGGACCCATTGACCCTCGACCGCCGCCGGGCGCTTACCCGCCTGCCGCCGCTGATCAAGGGCTATCTGCGTCTTGGTGGATATGTTGGTGACGGCGCGGTGGTGGACCCGCAGTTCAGGACAACCGATGTCGCCGTTCTCGTGAAAAGCGAGCTGATGACCGATAAATATTATCGTCATTATGAGCGTCGGCTGCGTGACGCTCTCGACTGA
- a CDS encoding DegT/DnrJ/EryC1/StrS aminotransferase family protein, with translation MTTPDGQKPIAFLDLPAQQRRLGAPLKQRIDTVLEHCRFVLGPEVTELEERLAAWSGVGHCVGVSSGTDALQIVMMAENIGPGDAVFLPAFTYTATAEVPLVLGATPVFVDVDPATFQIDPASLRERIEKVRRDGKLKPRAIVGVDLFGQPAPWDVLREIASDYGLFLMDDCAQSFGGAYHGRNLGAEAVATTLSFFPSKPLGGYGDGGAILTDDAERAELYRSLRTHGEGKTRYQVLRTGMNGRLDTLQAAVLLAKLDVFREELARRDAIADAYDAGLKDVVAVPARVPDSASAWAIYAVLLKDSAERSATQERLTAAGVPSAIYYPLPLHHQPAYRDHHDGVALPVSESLAQRILALPIHPELTDAEVARVIAAMRG, from the coding sequence ATGACCACGCCGGACGGGCAGAAGCCGATTGCTTTCCTTGATCTCCCGGCGCAGCAGCGTCGCCTCGGCGCGCCGCTGAAGCAGCGGATCGACACTGTTCTGGAACATTGCCGCTTTGTGCTTGGTCCGGAAGTCACCGAGCTGGAAGAGCGGCTCGCGGCATGGTCGGGAGTCGGCCATTGCGTCGGCGTCTCATCCGGCACGGATGCGCTCCAGATCGTCATGATGGCGGAGAATATCGGACCCGGCGACGCCGTGTTCCTTCCGGCCTTCACCTATACGGCGACGGCGGAAGTGCCTCTCGTGCTGGGGGCAACGCCGGTGTTCGTCGATGTCGATCCGGCTACGTTCCAGATCGATCCGGCCAGTCTGCGCGAGCGGATCGAGAAAGTCCGCAGGGACGGCAAGCTGAAACCGCGCGCGATTGTTGGCGTGGACCTGTTCGGTCAGCCCGCGCCGTGGGATGTGTTGCGCGAGATTGCTTCGGATTATGGCCTGTTCCTGATGGATGACTGCGCCCAGTCCTTTGGCGGCGCGTATCATGGCCGTAATCTTGGCGCGGAAGCCGTTGCGACGACCCTGTCGTTTTTCCCATCCAAGCCGCTCGGCGGTTATGGCGATGGCGGCGCAATCCTGACAGATGATGCGGAGCGGGCCGAGCTGTATCGTTCACTGCGCACACATGGTGAGGGAAAGACCCGTTATCAGGTGCTTCGCACAGGCATGAACGGGCGTCTCGACACGTTGCAGGCGGCTGTTCTGCTGGCCAAGCTGGACGTGTTCAGGGAAGAACTGGCGCGACGCGACGCGATCGCGGATGCTTATGATGCCGGACTGAAGGATGTAGTGGCTGTGCCTGCCCGTGTGCCGGACAGCGCCAGCGCGTGGGCGATCTATGCCGTCCTGCTGAAGGATTCCGCCGAGCGGAGTGCGACGCAGGAGCGGCTGACAGCGGCAGGCGTGCCGTCGGCGATCTATTATCCGCTGCCGCTGCACCATCAGCCGGCGTACCGGGATCATCATGACGGTGTTGCGCTGCCGGTTTCCGAATCCCTTGCACAGCGGATTCTGGCGCTGCCGATCCACCCCGAACTGACTGACGCGGAGGTCGCCCGCGTGATCGCCGCCATGCGTGGCTGA
- a CDS encoding sulfurtransferase TusA family protein, translating into MKESDTLPLLLDITRETCPMTFVRTRLALDGMPDGGLLRVTLHGEEPLKNVTRSAKSLGHTILAIEEESDGNHILTIRKKEEG; encoded by the coding sequence ATGAAAGAGTCCGATACCCTTCCCCTTCTTCTGGATATCACCCGAGAGACCTGTCCCATGACATTCGTGCGGACCCGGCTCGCTCTTGACGGAATGCCCGACGGCGGCCTGCTGCGCGTCACGCTTCATGGTGAAGAGCCGCTGAAGAATGTCACACGCTCCGCCAAGTCGCTAGGTCATACGATTCTCGCCATCGAAGAAGAAAGCGACGGGAACCACATCCTGACGATTCGCAAGAAGGAAGAGGGCTGA